The sequence CCCGGGACGCTCGTGCGCCCGAGAAAGTCGACCGCGACGAAGCCCTGCTCGGTGAGCTCCAGGCCCAGGCGCTCCGGGAGCTCGTCGCGGCGCCGCAGCGGCGCGTGCACCAGGACGCCCTCGCACGGCACCTCCGAGCCGTCGTGGGTCACCATCGCGCGCACGCTCCCGTCCTCGGCCCGCAGGCCACGGACGTCATCGGGGTCGACCACGGTCACGTCGTCGGTCCAGCCGCCCAGCAACGCGGTCATCTGCTCTGCCTTCTCCCCGCTCCCGCATATCACGAGCGGCCGGTCGCGGACCTCCCAGCCATGGCAGAACGGGCAGTGGAACACCGCGCCGCCCCAGTGCTCGCGGAAGCCGGGGATGTCGGGCACCTCGTACTCCATGCCCGTCGCCAGCACCAGCGCGCGGGCTCGGGCCTCTCCGCCGCCGTCGCCGAGGGCCACGACGAAGCCGTCGCCGTCGGCACGGGCGTCGACCGCCTCGCCCTCGCGGATGACCACCGATTCGTACGCGGCGATCTGGTCACGGCCGCGGGCGTAGAGCTCGGCGGGCGGAGTGCCGTCCAGGCCGAGCAACCCGCCCACGTGCGCGGCGGGCAGGTTGCTCTGCTCCCCGCGGTCGAGCACCAACGTCCGCCGCCGCGCCCGTCCGAGCACGAGCGCCGCGCTCAGGCCGGCCACGCCTCCGCCGACGACGACGCACTCCCAGTCTCCGTGCATGTCAGACCCCCGTCTTGCTGGATGAGAATGATTCTCAT is a genomic window of Thermoleophilaceae bacterium containing:
- a CDS encoding NAD(P)/FAD-dependent oxidoreductase codes for the protein MHGDWECVVVGGGVAGLSAALVLGRARRRTLVLDRGEQSNLPAAHVGGLLGLDGTPPAELYARGRDQIAAYESVVIREGEAVDARADGDGFVVALGDGGGEARARALVLATGMEYEVPDIPGFREHWGGAVFHCPFCHGWEVRDRPLVICGSGEKAEQMTALLGGWTDDVTVVDPDDVRGLRAEDGSVRAMVTHDGSEVPCEGVLVHAPLRRRDELPERLGLELTEQGFVAVDFLGRTSVPGVYAAGDLAVAPQQVAIALGSGHLAGTAVTRELLLGQ